A region of Chitinophagales bacterium DNA encodes the following proteins:
- a CDS encoding NADH-quinone oxidoreductase subunit A, whose amino-acid sequence MIFLEAKTASGTSAITYLPILLQFLFASGFVATTMVVTHLVGPKLSTKKKLKSFESGIQSVGNARQPFAIKYFLTAILFVLFDVEVIFLYPWAVNFDVLGMQGLITMALFMGLLLAGFFYIIKSGALDWE is encoded by the coding sequence ATGATTTTTTTAGAGGCTAAAACGGCATCAGGTACTTCTGCAATCACTTATCTGCCTATACTACTTCAGTTTCTCTTTGCAAGCGGATTTGTCGCTACCACTATGGTGGTAACGCATCTTGTTGGGCCAAAGCTTAGCACGAAAAAGAAATTAAAATCCTTTGAAAGCGGCATTCAATCGGTTGGCAATGCACGTCAGCCATTTGCTATTAAATATTTCTTAACAGCCATACTATTTGTATTATTTGATGTGGAGGTAATTTTTCTTTATCCATGGGCAGTAAATTTTGATGTGCTTGGAATGCAGGGATTAATAACGATGGCACTCTTCATGGGTCTTTTATTGGCCGGATTTTTTTACATAATAAAGTCC